A genomic segment from Nitrospira sp. encodes:
- a CDS encoding 6-phosphogluconate dehydrogenase, decarboxylating — MELGFIGLGKMGMNMVTRLQQGRHRVVVYDRTSDLVTQAVGKGCVGASSLSDLVAKLAAPRAVWIMVPSGTPTEETVQAIGALLQPGDTIIDGGNTRFHDDTRRAADLKKKGIHYVDVGTSGGIWGLTVGYCLMVGGEDEPVRRLTPIFQTLAPEEGWAHMGTHGAGHYVKMVHNGIEYSMMQGYAEGFELMAKSEYRLDLGKIADVWMHGSVVRSWLLELAAGALKQDPKLEKLKGYVQDSGEGRWMIQDAIDKDVPVPTLTAALFTRFRSRQEESFAEKMLAALRNAFGGHSVRR, encoded by the coding sequence ATGGAACTTGGATTTATCGGGCTCGGCAAGATGGGCATGAATATGGTGACCCGCCTGCAACAGGGGCGCCACCGCGTCGTCGTCTATGATCGCACTTCCGACCTCGTGACACAGGCGGTGGGCAAGGGCTGTGTCGGCGCCTCGTCACTGAGCGACCTCGTCGCAAAATTGGCGGCCCCGCGCGCTGTCTGGATCATGGTGCCGTCGGGAACTCCGACGGAAGAAACCGTTCAAGCCATCGGCGCCCTGCTGCAACCGGGCGATACGATCATCGACGGGGGCAACACACGGTTCCACGACGATACCCGCCGTGCCGCCGACCTGAAGAAAAAAGGGATTCATTATGTCGATGTCGGAACCAGCGGCGGAATCTGGGGTCTGACGGTCGGTTATTGCCTCATGGTCGGAGGCGAGGATGAACCGGTCCGGCGGCTGACACCGATCTTCCAGACCTTGGCACCTGAGGAGGGCTGGGCCCACATGGGAACCCACGGAGCCGGCCACTACGTAAAAATGGTGCACAACGGTATCGAGTACAGCATGATGCAGGGCTATGCCGAAGGTTTCGAGTTGATGGCGAAAAGCGAGTACCGGCTGGACCTGGGCAAGATTGCCGACGTCTGGATGCACGGCAGCGTGGTGCGTTCTTGGCTCCTCGAACTGGCGGCCGGCGCGTTGAAACAGGACCCCAAGCTCGAGAAGCTGAAAGGCTACGTGCAGGATTCCGGCGAAGGACGCTGGATGATCCAAGATGCGATCGACAAGGACGTGCCGGTCCCCACCCTGACGGCGGCCCTGTTCACGCGTTTCCGGTCGCGTCAGGAAGAATCGTTCGCAGAAAAAATGTTGGCGGCGCTACGCAACGCCTTCGGCGGGCATAGCGTTCGACGCTGA
- a CDS encoding Two-component transcriptional response regulator, LuxR family yields MIRILIADDHPFVRRGVTQVLTDEFPGVMIGEAATASDLIEQAGKYRWNVIVLDLTMPGRSGLDALHELKAGHPEIPVLVLSMHPEDQFAVRVLRAGAAGYLTKESIPEELVQAIRKIMAGGKYIRSSVADLLATQLQQGDANQPPHTKLSDREFQVLGLIAQGKTVTNIAEELSLSVKSVSTYRARILEKLHLKSTADLTRYALEHRLIV; encoded by the coding sequence ATGATACGCATTCTGATCGCCGACGATCATCCCTTTGTGCGACGAGGGGTGACCCAAGTGTTGACCGATGAATTCCCGGGCGTCATGATCGGGGAGGCCGCCACCGCCTCGGATCTGATCGAACAAGCGGGCAAATACCGATGGAATGTGATCGTGTTGGACCTGACGATGCCCGGCAGAAGCGGACTCGACGCCCTGCATGAACTGAAGGCGGGGCACCCTGAGATTCCCGTGCTCGTCCTGAGCATGCATCCGGAAGACCAATTCGCAGTGCGGGTATTACGGGCCGGGGCCGCCGGGTATCTGACCAAAGAGAGCATTCCCGAGGAATTGGTTCAGGCGATTCGTAAAATCATGGCCGGCGGAAAGTACATTCGCTCGTCGGTCGCTGATCTCCTCGCCACGCAACTCCAGCAAGGGGACGCGAACCAACCTCCCCATACGAAGTTATCCGATCGCGAATTCCAGGTCCTCGGCTTGATCGCCCAAGGCAAAACGGTCACGAATATCGCCGAGGAACTTTCCTTGAGCGTGAAAAGCGTCAGTACCTACCGAGCCCGCATTTTGGAAAAACTGCATCTCAAATCAACCGCAGACCTCACCCGCTATGCGCTCGAGCACCGTTTGATCGTATAA
- a CDS encoding SAM-dependent methyltransferase → MPGDTNDEIRATLRRHLAWWGLRHIESDAAYFAWQREVFTPQELAALHSRIEAKRLTTDGPAAEIAFYDLTAQPRTVPALYSQRYDYYLQVGSRVVHHIGGAPSILDVGCGIGILTTFYAQQWPGCRVLGVDRSPASIDLAHRRALELGLTDLRFECLDLDRQDLSGPFDLIIATHTLLQAEQEPGLPSRDWRTFERSSDTQAQQRFEQRTGLGARLDRLRAMLTPQGRVIVFEKARQLARLVPFQRALAARGFRLLVPPEPVRYRSVEEVTDDGPLYVLGVAPQHQALPWDESPEPDGARSLDIEALRPVESHGEQPLYENHESSAQQAWKALPDKQVSEEVTSEGPDGRQLHVERGRAGEFLYLYCANTFDQRQLVVIEPARAAVLETYYREIIRDMAGAEKGRS, encoded by the coding sequence GTGCCCGGCGACACGAACGACGAGATACGAGCGACGCTTCGCCGTCACTTAGCCTGGTGGGGCCTCCGACACATTGAGTCCGATGCAGCCTACTTTGCCTGGCAGCGGGAAGTGTTCACCCCTCAAGAACTTGCGGCGTTGCACAGCCGCATCGAAGCCAAGCGGTTGACGACCGACGGTCCCGCCGCTGAAATCGCTTTCTACGACCTGACCGCGCAGCCTCGGACGGTTCCCGCCCTCTACAGCCAGCGCTACGACTATTATCTCCAGGTCGGTTCACGGGTTGTGCATCACATCGGCGGCGCGCCATCCATTCTCGATGTCGGCTGCGGCATCGGTATCCTCACCACGTTTTACGCGCAGCAATGGCCCGGTTGTAGGGTGCTCGGCGTCGATCGTTCGCCCGCCTCGATCGACCTCGCTCACCGGCGAGCGCTCGAGCTGGGTCTGACCGATCTGCGTTTCGAATGTCTCGATCTCGACCGACAAGACCTCTCGGGCCCCTTCGACCTCATCATCGCGACCCATACGTTGTTGCAGGCAGAACAGGAGCCGGGCTTGCCCAGCAGGGATTGGCGGACGTTCGAACGTTCGTCGGATACGCAGGCACAGCAGCGGTTTGAGCAGCGGACCGGTTTAGGGGCGCGGCTCGATCGGCTCAGGGCCATGCTGACTCCGCAGGGCCGTGTGATCGTGTTCGAGAAAGCCAGGCAACTGGCGAGACTGGTTCCGTTTCAACGGGCGCTCGCCGCCCGCGGGTTTCGATTGCTCGTTCCGCCCGAGCCGGTGCGTTATCGTTCGGTGGAGGAAGTCACGGACGACGGCCCGCTCTATGTGTTGGGTGTCGCTCCGCAGCATCAGGCCCTGCCGTGGGACGAATCGCCGGAACCGGATGGGGCGAGGTCGCTCGACATCGAAGCGCTTCGACCCGTCGAGTCGCATGGGGAGCAGCCTCTCTACGAGAACCACGAGAGCTCGGCTCAGCAGGCGTGGAAGGCGCTTCCTGATAAACAGGTATCGGAGGAGGTCACCAGCGAAGGGCCGGACGGACGGCAGTTGCACGTCGAACGGGGGCGGGCAGGGGAGTTTCTCTATCTCTATTGCGCCAATACCTTTGATCAGCGTCAACTGGTGGTGATCGAACCGGCCCGCGCCGCCGTGCTCGAAACCTACTATCGGGAAATTATCCGCGACATGGCGGGCGCCGAGAAGGGACGATCGTGA
- a CDS encoding Putative inner membrane protein: MERLHRSLARFVQAEPQELRPLAWSFGYFFCLLCGYYILRPVRDEMAIEGGVHNLPWMMTGTFVTLLAVTPIFGWLSARYSRYRLLLTVYAFFIANLSAFYLLMTSQLHIEWVARGFFVWLSVFNLFVVSVFWSFMADLFTPEQGARLFGVIAAGGSSGALFGPLLTTGLTYALPVPVLMLASALFLLACTGCIYKLEAWSHDRAVCHRESTGDPLGGGLLTGIRLAFSSSYLLGICAYLLFLTTTATFLYFEQVRLVAQYFDTPEARTRLFSSVDFATNILTWLTQILITNRVVGRFGLVAALLFLPFVSLLGFLGIALWPGLMVYVSFSVLRRVGEYALSKPAREVLFTVVSREEKYKAKNFIDTAVSRGGDASTGWLVSGIKALGVTTTQIAWVLLPVMILWVWLSRWLAARHGLFVRSR, from the coding sequence ATGGAAAGATTGCATCGTTCACTGGCCCGGTTCGTTCAGGCAGAACCGCAAGAGTTGCGGCCGCTGGCCTGGTCGTTCGGCTATTTCTTCTGCCTGCTTTGCGGCTACTACATCCTGCGTCCCGTGCGCGATGAAATGGCCATCGAGGGCGGGGTCCATAATCTGCCCTGGATGATGACCGGCACGTTCGTGACCCTGCTCGCCGTGACGCCGATTTTCGGCTGGCTGTCCGCTCGGTACTCCCGCTATCGGCTCCTGCTCACCGTCTACGCATTCTTCATCGCCAATCTGTCGGCCTTCTATCTCCTGATGACGAGTCAACTCCATATCGAATGGGTCGCCCGCGGTTTCTTTGTCTGGCTCTCGGTGTTCAACCTGTTCGTGGTGTCGGTGTTCTGGAGTTTCATGGCGGATCTCTTTACGCCGGAGCAGGGTGCGCGACTCTTCGGCGTGATCGCGGCGGGAGGGAGCAGCGGCGCCCTGTTCGGTCCTCTGCTCACGACGGGGCTGACCTATGCGTTGCCGGTTCCGGTGCTCATGCTGGCCTCGGCGCTGTTCTTGCTGGCCTGCACGGGCTGCATCTACAAGCTGGAGGCGTGGAGTCATGACCGTGCGGTATGTCACCGGGAGTCCACAGGAGATCCGTTGGGCGGAGGTTTGCTCACCGGTATTCGGCTGGCATTCTCTTCTTCCTACCTGCTCGGTATTTGCGCGTACCTCCTGTTCCTGACGACCACCGCCACCTTTTTGTATTTCGAGCAGGTGCGTCTGGTGGCTCAGTACTTCGATACGCCGGAAGCCAGGACGCGACTCTTTTCGAGCGTGGATTTCGCGACGAACATCCTCACGTGGCTGACGCAGATCCTGATCACGAACCGAGTGGTCGGCCGGTTCGGTTTGGTGGCGGCCCTGCTTTTCCTGCCGTTCGTCAGCCTGCTCGGCTTTTTGGGGATCGCCCTGTGGCCGGGACTCATGGTGTACGTGAGCTTTTCCGTCCTGCGCAGGGTGGGGGAATATGCGTTGTCGAAGCCGGCCCGCGAAGTCCTCTTCACGGTCGTGAGTCGCGAGGAGAAGTACAAGGCCAAGAATTTCATCGACACGGCGGTTTCGCGAGGCGGCGACGCCTCCACCGGATGGCTCGTCTCCGGCATCAAGGCCCTCGGTGTGACGACCACACAGATCGCCTGGGTCCTCCTTCCCGTGATGATCCTTTGGGTTTGGTTGAGCCGATGGCTCGCTGCTCGCCATGGTCTGTTCGTTCGCTCGCGCTGA
- a CDS encoding Sugar-phosphate nucleotidyl transferase: MGAATDQSKPSAPIGQEVVGLVPAAGLAKRLQPFPCSKEVYPVGFAVDEKTGTPRPKVAAHYLLEKFKAAGITKAYLVIRDGKWDIPNYFRDGRLVDLSLAYIVISGSLGPPDTIDRAYPFIEQKRVAFGFPDILFGPQDVYRQLIEAQERTGAEVVLGLHRVSNPRVWDMVDCKADGRVRSIVMKPLSTILTHGWCCAVWTPTFSDFLHGFLRAGSSGRDLGRLANRANDPGGDLAMGVVLQAALKEGLPMQSVIFPHDVPLDIGTPADLLKAVRQGHSSPS, from the coding sequence ATGGGAGCTGCGACCGATCAGAGCAAACCCTCTGCGCCGATCGGACAAGAAGTGGTGGGTCTGGTGCCGGCGGCGGGGCTGGCGAAACGTCTGCAACCCTTCCCTTGCAGCAAAGAGGTCTATCCCGTCGGGTTTGCCGTCGATGAGAAAACCGGAACCCCGCGCCCGAAAGTGGCGGCCCACTATCTGCTTGAAAAGTTCAAGGCGGCCGGGATCACGAAAGCCTATCTCGTGATTCGTGACGGCAAATGGGACATTCCGAATTATTTTCGCGACGGCCGGTTGGTGGATTTGTCGCTGGCTTACATCGTGATCTCTGGTTCCCTGGGCCCGCCTGATACGATCGACCGCGCCTATCCCTTCATCGAGCAAAAACGCGTGGCCTTCGGCTTCCCAGACATTCTCTTCGGCCCCCAGGATGTCTATCGACAACTGATCGAAGCGCAGGAGCGGACCGGCGCCGAGGTGGTGCTGGGGCTGCATCGGGTTTCCAACCCTCGCGTCTGGGACATGGTCGACTGCAAGGCCGATGGTCGCGTGCGGAGCATCGTCATGAAACCGCTGTCGACGATTCTGACCCACGGCTGGTGCTGTGCGGTCTGGACGCCGACCTTCTCGGATTTTCTCCACGGCTTTCTGCGTGCCGGGAGCAGCGGTCGTGACTTGGGGAGGTTGGCGAATAGGGCCAACGACCCGGGCGGAGATCTGGCGATGGGTGTCGTGCTGCAGGCCGCTCTAAAGGAAGGGCTGCCGATGCAAAGCGTGATCTTTCCCCATGACGTGCCCCTCGATATCGGCACGCCGGCAGATCTGCTGAAAGCGGTCCGTCAAGGACATTCCTCGCCTTCGTAA
- a CDS encoding diguanylate cyclase/phosphodiesterase (GGDEF & EAL domains) with PAS/PAC sensor(s): MQLTLERKTEIAIALMLVLLLAIGFVAYRSSTEFISSSAQVVHSREVRGSLQRILSLVEEIETGQRGYIITGESSFLEPYQRAMDRIEERLVHVKTLITDEPQLQAQIETLIRLVQSRIAFAAESIELRRARGFAAARDLLLSGKGKQEMDQIRTLIIEIRETEKIQLQEQSNRTGALAQSTITVVEAGSALAVVVVLIMATAYRWGLTARRRTEKALQESLAKQTLVMRALPVVIYSAKASEDFGALWVSDNIELVSGFPGSSFLNQPGLWATRLHPDDRERVLREFEKISDVGALHVEYRWQVADGSYRWFLDRALLQTTSDGSSQEILGLWLDITERKATDERLREVNDRLTALVQASPVGIVILDAEGLCRLWNPAAEKIYGWREEEVLGRPLPTVVPEQSDEHRCLRERVMEDKAFTDLEVLRYRKDGTLVHTSLSTAPLRDPHGTICGVLGLMVDMTQRKQIEFQLSQSRDQLRALMTRLHSAREEEGTRIAREVHDELGQAMTSLKLDLSWVARRLSLPEMADSRAQMRERLQGAMRQLDGTIQSVRAIATALRPSVLDELGLAAALDWQTRDFEKRTGIRCEWSMPSVPIPIGPDQATAIFRIYQEILTNVVRHAQASAIHIRLDISANWLVLEVSDNGLGIPASALTHPNSLGLLGMRERATQWGGDLSIRGTAGKGTTVTVRLPVLGGAA; this comes from the coding sequence ATGCAGCTGACTCTTGAGAGAAAAACGGAAATCGCCATCGCCCTGATGTTGGTCCTCCTGCTGGCAATCGGCTTCGTGGCCTACCGTAGCTCGACCGAGTTTATTTCCAGTTCTGCGCAAGTGGTCCACAGCCGGGAGGTTCGAGGAAGCCTCCAGCGCATCCTCTCCCTCGTCGAAGAAATCGAAACCGGCCAACGTGGCTATATCATCACGGGCGAGAGCTCGTTCCTGGAGCCCTATCAGCGAGCCATGGACAGGATCGAAGAACGGTTGGTGCATGTCAAAACCCTCATCACCGATGAACCGCAACTACAGGCTCAGATTGAGACGCTCATCAGGCTCGTACAGTCTCGCATCGCCTTCGCCGCAGAATCGATCGAGTTGCGACGCGCCCGAGGTTTCGCGGCGGCAAGAGACCTGCTGCTTTCCGGCAAAGGCAAACAAGAAATGGATCAGATCCGTACGTTGATCATCGAGATCAGAGAGACAGAAAAGATCCAGTTGCAGGAACAGTCCAATCGGACCGGAGCGCTCGCTCAATCGACTATTACGGTGGTTGAAGCCGGCAGCGCCCTGGCCGTCGTGGTCGTGCTCATCATGGCGACGGCCTATCGTTGGGGCCTCACCGCACGCCGCCGGACTGAGAAGGCGTTGCAGGAAAGCCTCGCGAAACAGACGTTGGTCATGCGTGCCCTGCCGGTGGTGATCTATTCGGCAAAGGCATCCGAAGATTTCGGCGCGCTCTGGGTCAGCGACAACATTGAACTGGTCAGCGGCTTCCCCGGGAGTTCGTTTTTGAACCAGCCGGGCTTGTGGGCGACCCGCCTCCATCCGGACGACCGTGAGCGGGTCTTGCGGGAATTCGAGAAAATTTCCGACGTCGGAGCGCTCCATGTCGAGTACCGGTGGCAGGTGGCTGACGGAAGCTATCGTTGGTTTCTCGATCGAGCGCTGCTCCAGACGACTTCGGATGGATCGTCACAGGAAATCCTTGGACTGTGGCTTGATATTACCGAACGAAAGGCCACGGATGAACGCCTCAGAGAGGTGAATGATCGACTCACCGCCCTCGTCCAGGCGTCGCCGGTCGGCATCGTGATTCTGGATGCCGAAGGCCTCTGCCGACTCTGGAATCCGGCAGCCGAAAAGATCTATGGTTGGCGAGAGGAGGAGGTCTTGGGACGTCCGCTTCCGACTGTGGTGCCGGAACAGTCGGATGAGCATCGCTGCTTGCGAGAACGCGTCATGGAAGACAAAGCCTTCACGGATTTGGAAGTGCTGCGTTATAGGAAGGATGGCACCCTCGTCCATACCAGTCTCTCAACGGCTCCCTTGCGGGACCCTCATGGCACCATCTGTGGAGTGCTCGGCCTTATGGTGGACATGACGCAACGCAAACAAATCGAGTTCCAACTCAGTCAGTCCCGCGACCAGCTGCGGGCCTTGATGACGCGTTTGCATTCGGCTCGAGAAGAGGAAGGAACCCGCATCGCACGAGAAGTCCATGACGAATTGGGGCAAGCGATGACGAGTCTGAAACTCGACCTCTCCTGGGTAGCAAGACGATTGTCGCTTCCCGAGATGGCCGACAGCCGCGCGCAGATGCGGGAACGTCTCCAAGGAGCCATGCGGCAATTGGACGGCACCATTCAATCCGTACGCGCAATTGCGACCGCGTTGCGGCCGAGCGTGCTGGACGAGCTCGGCCTTGCGGCGGCCCTCGACTGGCAGACGCGTGATTTCGAGAAGCGAACCGGAATACGATGCGAGTGGTCGATGCCGTCGGTGCCGATACCCATCGGGCCGGACCAGGCCACGGCCATCTTTCGGATTTACCAGGAGATCCTTACCAACGTGGTGCGTCATGCTCAGGCCTCCGCCATCCACATCCGCTTGGATATCTCAGCCAATTGGCTGGTGCTTGAAGTCTCTGACAACGGTCTGGGCATTCCTGCCTCGGCACTGACCCACCCCAATTCCTTAGGGCTGCTCGGCATGCGGGAGCGGGCGACACAGTGGGGTGGCGACCTCTCGATCCGGGGAACCGCCGGCAAAGGAACTACCGTGACGGTACGGCTACCAGTCCTGGGAGGGGCCGCATGA
- a CDS encoding Gamma-glutamyl phosphate reductase: MVGSLLAEKSRGIVRRDELTIFCDVVTRRLTAISEQYQITQLPNSTDRDTMVEVPVKLYLDKLLKTAREAARPFSLMPGPSRDKALRAMAAGIAEAEEAILAANEKDVEAVGKSMTGYENRERVRDAVARVRMTADDVKAMVDRLHRIADLPDPLGERLGSHDESNGLQVGRVRVPIGVIGVVSEMAPLATIDAVALCLKSGNVCVFRGSPDWALTQQTVAASLNRAASEAGIPTGALTIIDRPEKEAALELIKSGKALDAIIPRGGAGLRKVVQEQAKMPILCHDGGITHVYIDDDADIPLAQNIVVNSKVQQASAANALDTLLVHQGIARPLLSALILRLLDEFKVDVHGCPKTVALMGQMLMTGHKAVKPAQDEDWDRQFQGPTMAIKMVPSLDEALSHIAQHGPSHTCVIVTKSYESAMRFTKEVDAGTLLVNASSRLNAGDSLGFGADIGLSSARRHARGPIGLQQLTCEKYVVFGGGQLRQPHPVPLTYEDAIMLKRP, translated from the coding sequence ATGGTCGGTTCTTTACTCGCCGAAAAATCGCGTGGTATAGTCCGACGCGACGAGCTGACCATTTTTTGTGATGTGGTGACTCGGCGCCTGACGGCCATTTCAGAGCAGTACCAGATCACTCAATTACCAAACTCGACGGATAGGGACACCATGGTTGAAGTTCCCGTTAAGCTCTATCTTGATAAACTCTTGAAAACAGCGAGAGAAGCCGCGCGTCCATTTTCGCTGATGCCCGGTCCGTCGAGAGACAAGGCACTGCGTGCCATGGCGGCAGGAATCGCGGAAGCTGAAGAAGCCATTCTCGCCGCCAATGAGAAAGACGTGGAGGCGGTCGGGAAATCGATGACGGGGTACGAAAATCGGGAACGGGTACGGGACGCAGTGGCGCGGGTCCGCATGACGGCCGATGACGTCAAGGCCATGGTGGATCGTCTGCATCGCATCGCCGATCTGCCGGATCCCCTCGGTGAGAGGCTTGGCAGCCATGATGAATCGAACGGTCTGCAAGTCGGTCGGGTTCGTGTCCCCATCGGAGTCATCGGGGTTGTCTCCGAAATGGCGCCGCTGGCGACCATCGACGCGGTGGCACTGTGTTTGAAATCGGGCAATGTCTGCGTGTTTCGCGGTTCACCGGATTGGGCCTTGACCCAGCAGACGGTCGCCGCGAGCTTGAATCGAGCCGCTTCAGAGGCCGGCATTCCCACCGGCGCCCTGACGATCATCGACCGTCCGGAGAAGGAGGCGGCGCTGGAACTGATCAAGTCCGGGAAGGCGTTGGATGCGATCATTCCGCGCGGCGGCGCCGGGCTCCGTAAAGTCGTCCAGGAGCAGGCCAAGATGCCGATCCTCTGTCACGACGGCGGGATCACTCATGTGTACATCGACGATGATGCCGACATTCCGCTGGCGCAAAATATCGTCGTCAATTCCAAAGTGCAACAGGCCTCCGCGGCCAATGCGCTGGATACTCTGTTGGTCCACCAGGGCATCGCCAGACCGTTGTTGTCGGCGTTGATTTTGCGGCTGCTTGATGAATTCAAGGTGGACGTCCATGGCTGTCCGAAGACCGTCGCATTGATGGGACAGATGCTCATGACCGGCCATAAGGCCGTCAAGCCGGCCCAGGACGAGGATTGGGACAGACAGTTTCAAGGCCCCACCATGGCCATTAAAATGGTGCCGTCATTGGACGAAGCCCTGTCTCACATCGCTCAGCACGGGCCGAGCCACACCTGCGTCATCGTGACGAAATCGTACGAGTCTGCGATGCGGTTCACCAAAGAGGTCGATGCCGGGACCCTGTTGGTCAACGCCTCCTCGCGATTGAACGCCGGAGACAGTTTGGGGTTCGGCGCCGATATCGGACTGAGTTCCGCCCGCCGCCATGCGCGTGGTCCGATCGGGCTGCAGCAACTCACCTGTGAAAAGTATGTCGTGTTCGGCGGTGGACAACTCCGACAGCCGCATCCTGTGCCGCTGACCTATGAAGATGCCATTATGCTGAAGAGGCCGTAA
- a CDS encoding Low-specificity L-threonine aldolase, whose product MIDLRSDTVTRPSPAMREAMACAEVGDDVYGEDPTVNRLQERGAALLGKKAALFVLSGTLGNQLCLRAQTEPGREVIVERHAHIVRYEQGAAGALAGVQLHWVQGSRGLMTAEQVEAAIRPKDPSSIQTALICIENTHNAGGGTVYPLSTIRALRAVASARGLPMHLDGARLFNAVVASGVAATDYARHFETVTFCFSKGLGAPAGSLIATDDRDLLERLRRFRRMYGGAMRQAGILAAAGLYALEHNIQRLADDHANARRLAALLQRISAVSIDPEAVATNILFFDVQSPHLSLSDFIAACRQKGLLLGVVGEKTCRAVTHLDVSAEAVERAGAIIARVLHR is encoded by the coding sequence ATGATCGATCTCCGGAGCGATACCGTCACCAGACCCTCCCCTGCCATGCGCGAAGCCATGGCGTGCGCGGAGGTAGGCGACGACGTGTACGGAGAAGACCCCACCGTCAACCGGCTGCAAGAGCGGGGTGCCGCGCTGCTCGGCAAGAAAGCCGCGCTCTTCGTACTATCCGGCACGCTCGGCAATCAACTCTGTCTTCGCGCACAGACGGAACCGGGCCGTGAGGTCATCGTCGAACGCCACGCCCACATCGTCCGCTACGAACAGGGCGCCGCGGGAGCGCTGGCCGGCGTGCAATTACATTGGGTGCAGGGCTCGCGAGGGCTCATGACGGCCGAGCAGGTCGAGGCCGCGATCCGTCCCAAAGATCCCTCTAGCATCCAAACCGCGCTCATCTGTATCGAGAACACCCACAATGCCGGAGGCGGCACGGTCTATCCGCTCTCGACCATCCGAGCCCTGCGTGCCGTCGCCTCGGCCCGTGGGCTCCCCATGCACCTGGATGGGGCCCGGCTGTTCAATGCCGTCGTGGCCTCCGGCGTCGCAGCGACGGATTATGCGCGGCACTTTGAGACCGTCACGTTCTGTTTCTCGAAAGGATTGGGTGCTCCCGCCGGCTCGTTGATCGCCACCGACGATCGGGATTTGTTGGAGCGGCTGCGGCGGTTCCGGCGCATGTACGGGGGTGCCATGCGTCAGGCCGGCATTCTGGCGGCGGCAGGCCTCTACGCGCTGGAACACAATATTCAGCGACTCGCGGATGACCATGCGAATGCCCGTCGGCTTGCGGCGCTGCTGCAACGGATTTCCGCCGTCTCGATCGATCCCGAGGCGGTCGCGACGAACATCCTCTTCTTCGACGTGCAGAGTCCCCACCTGTCGCTCTCGGACTTCATTGCGGCATGCAGACAGAAGGGCCTGTTGCTCGGCGTCGTCGGCGAAAAAACCTGTCGCGCGGTGACCCATCTCGACGTGTCGGCCGAGGCCGTCGAGCGAGCAGGTGCCATCATCGCGCGCGTGCTACATCGATAA